A single Actinomadura algeriensis DNA region contains:
- the ychF gene encoding redox-regulated ATPase YchF, which yields MSLSIGIVGLPNVGKSTLFNALTKNDALAANYPFATIEPNVGVVGVPDPRLAVLADLFGSAKTIPATMEFVDIAGIVKGASEGQGLGNKFLANIRETNAICQVIRAFEDPDVTHVDGDVAPSRDIETINTELILADLQTIEKALPRLEKEARTKKDKNQLAVVDAVTAAQKLLDEGVTLFAGADKAGIDLALLRELHLLTAKPFLYVFNLDESELTDESLRARLRDMVAPAEAIFLDAKIEAELIELPDDEALELLQGMGQDESGLSQLVRIGFATLGLQTYLTAGPKESRAWTIRKGDTAPEAAGVIHTDFQRGFIKAEVVSFDDLTAAGSMASARTAGKVRMEGKEYVMQDGDVVEFRFNV from the coding sequence GTGAGCCTCTCCATCGGAATCGTCGGGCTGCCCAACGTCGGCAAGTCCACCCTGTTCAACGCGCTGACCAAGAACGACGCGCTGGCCGCCAACTACCCGTTCGCGACCATCGAGCCCAACGTCGGCGTGGTCGGGGTGCCCGACCCCCGGCTGGCCGTGCTCGCCGACCTGTTCGGCTCGGCGAAGACCATCCCGGCGACGATGGAGTTCGTCGACATCGCGGGCATCGTCAAGGGCGCGTCCGAGGGCCAGGGCCTCGGCAACAAGTTCCTCGCCAACATCCGCGAGACGAACGCGATCTGCCAGGTCATCCGCGCCTTCGAGGACCCCGACGTCACGCACGTGGACGGCGACGTCGCCCCGTCCCGCGACATCGAAACGATCAACACCGAGCTGATCCTGGCCGACCTGCAGACCATCGAGAAGGCCCTGCCGCGCCTCGAGAAGGAGGCCCGGACCAAGAAGGACAAGAACCAGCTCGCCGTCGTCGACGCCGTCACCGCCGCGCAGAAGCTGCTCGACGAGGGCGTCACCCTCTTCGCGGGCGCCGACAAGGCCGGCATCGACCTGGCCCTCCTGCGCGAGCTGCACCTCCTCACGGCCAAGCCGTTCCTCTACGTCTTCAACCTGGACGAGAGCGAGCTGACCGACGAGTCCCTGCGCGCGCGCCTGCGCGACATGGTCGCCCCCGCCGAGGCGATCTTCCTGGACGCCAAGATCGAGGCCGAGCTGATCGAGCTGCCCGACGATGAGGCCCTCGAACTCCTGCAGGGCATGGGGCAGGACGAGTCGGGCCTGTCGCAGCTCGTCCGGATCGGGTTCGCCACCCTCGGCCTGCAGACGTACCTCACCGCGGGCCCGAAGGAGTCGCGCGCGTGGACGATCCGCAAGGGCGACACCGCGCCCGAGGCCGCCGGCGTCATCCACACCGACTTCCAGCGCGGCTTCATCAAGGCCGAGGTCGTCTCCTTCGACGACCTGACCGCCGCGGGGTCCATGGCGTCCGCCCGCACCGCCGGCAAGGTCCGCATGGAGGGCAAGGAGTACGTCATGCAGGACGGCGACGTGGTGGAGTTCCGCTTCAACGTCTGA